A single genomic interval of Demequina sp. NBRC 110054 harbors:
- a CDS encoding pyridoxal phosphate-dependent aminotransferase, with translation MPTPSFATTLLPHSGIREIMELVLRSSADIARMELGEPDFATPDHIVEAAARSARAGSSYVATPGVPELREAAAGRLQRAYGTCPAVERVLITHGAVQGLDAVMRAVVGPGDEVLVPDPGWPNYAMQAIMAGASPIRYALRPEAGFMPDPEQVRSLITPRTRALVVNSPSNPTGAVFPRELIEELLSIAETHDLTVISDEVYDEIVYDAPHVHLAALAPERVASVFSMSKTYAMTGWRVGYAVVPAHLADPVTRLLETSISCTSSVTQAAALAALTGPQDAVAVMRTTYRERRDLALSLLRERGVDAVAPRGTFYLMMPLPDGTPARDAALELVARGVAFAPGTAFGDEAPHHLRASLAASDDTITIGIERFLAWREEQIARA, from the coding sequence ATGCCGACCCCCAGCTTCGCCACCACGCTGCTGCCCCACTCGGGCATCCGCGAGATCATGGAACTGGTGCTCCGTTCCTCCGCCGACATCGCACGAATGGAGCTCGGAGAGCCCGACTTCGCGACGCCTGACCACATCGTGGAGGCCGCCGCACGCTCCGCCCGGGCCGGATCGTCCTACGTCGCGACGCCGGGCGTTCCGGAGCTCAGGGAGGCCGCGGCCGGCCGCCTGCAGCGTGCGTACGGCACCTGCCCCGCGGTCGAGCGCGTCCTGATCACCCATGGCGCGGTCCAGGGCCTCGACGCAGTCATGCGCGCCGTCGTGGGCCCCGGCGACGAGGTCCTCGTCCCTGACCCGGGATGGCCGAACTACGCCATGCAGGCGATCATGGCGGGAGCGTCGCCGATCCGCTACGCGCTGCGACCCGAGGCCGGCTTCATGCCGGATCCCGAGCAGGTGCGGAGCCTGATCACGCCCCGCACGCGCGCGCTGGTGGTCAACTCACCGTCCAACCCGACCGGGGCGGTCTTCCCCCGCGAGCTCATCGAGGAGCTGCTGTCGATCGCCGAGACGCACGACCTCACGGTGATCAGCGACGAGGTCTACGACGAGATCGTGTACGACGCGCCTCATGTCCACCTCGCCGCGCTCGCCCCAGAGCGGGTCGCCTCGGTGTTCAGCATGTCGAAGACCTACGCCATGACGGGGTGGCGCGTCGGCTACGCGGTGGTGCCGGCGCACCTTGCGGATCCCGTGACCCGTCTGCTCGAGACCTCGATCTCATGCACGTCGTCCGTCACGCAGGCCGCTGCTCTCGCGGCCCTCACCGGACCCCAGGACGCTGTCGCCGTGATGCGCACGACCTACCGTGAGCGTCGAGACCTCGCGCTGTCGCTGCTCCGTGAGCGCGGTGTCGACGCGGTAGCGCCGCGTGGAACCTTCTACCTGATGATGCCGCTGCCCGACGGCACGCCCGCGCGTGACGCCGCGCTCGAGCTGGTCGCACGAGGCGTCGCCTTCGCGCCCGGCACCGCGTTCGGCGACGAGGCGCCCCACCACCTTCGGGCCTCGCTCGCGGCATCCGACGACACGATCACCATCGGCATCGAGAGATTCCTCGCGTGGCGCGAGGAGCAGATCGCGCGAGCATGA
- a CDS encoding LLM class flavin-dependent oxidoreductase, protein MSTPLTFSLRVNNDLDSAQYLALARAAEDAGIDQLWVSNDLTYRFAPALVGAAAATTSRLKLGIGLMNPYSVHPAELAMLAATMQELSDGRFLLGLGAGSGRFLEWIGIDQTKPLSRTREALRAIRALTSGGSPGAVEGAGVGWQEDARLRFAASDVPIYVGAMSPKMLEFAGAEADGVLALLFPPEEFSSARARILAGAHRAGRSAADLDIPACVWLSLSDSRADGDRALALKLAYYGNAFSPHLLGQAGLAQSDFDPAAAALARGEEDAAVSAIDNRMLSLGISGDVDAVLARCRSLIAAGTSHLSFGPPIGPDLLEAVSLLGSEVLPRLRKDLP, encoded by the coding sequence ATGAGCACGCCGCTGACATTCAGCCTGCGGGTCAACAACGACCTGGACTCCGCGCAGTACCTCGCCCTCGCGAGGGCCGCTGAGGACGCCGGGATCGACCAGCTGTGGGTCTCCAACGACCTGACCTACCGCTTCGCGCCGGCGCTCGTCGGCGCCGCCGCCGCCACGACCTCGCGCCTCAAGCTCGGCATCGGGCTCATGAACCCGTACTCCGTGCACCCTGCAGAGCTGGCGATGCTCGCCGCGACGATGCAGGAGCTCAGCGACGGGCGGTTCCTCCTCGGGCTGGGGGCCGGCTCCGGCAGGTTCCTCGAGTGGATCGGCATCGACCAGACCAAGCCGCTGTCGCGCACACGCGAGGCGCTTCGCGCGATTCGCGCGCTGACGTCCGGCGGATCACCCGGGGCCGTCGAGGGCGCGGGCGTCGGATGGCAGGAGGACGCGCGACTGAGGTTCGCAGCCTCGGACGTCCCGATCTACGTCGGCGCGATGAGCCCCAAGATGCTGGAGTTCGCGGGTGCCGAGGCAGATGGCGTGCTCGCGCTCCTGTTCCCGCCAGAGGAGTTCTCCTCGGCCCGCGCGCGCATCCTCGCGGGCGCGCACCGCGCGGGACGCTCGGCCGCCGACCTCGACATCCCTGCCTGCGTGTGGCTCTCGCTGTCCGACTCGCGCGCAGACGGCGATCGCGCGCTTGCGCTCAAGCTCGCGTACTACGGGAACGCGTTCTCCCCGCACCTGCTCGGGCAGGCCGGCCTGGCCCAATCCGACTTCGACCCTGCTGCGGCGGCGCTCGCGAGAGGCGAGGAGGACGCCGCAGTGTCGGCGATCGACAACCGCATGCTCTCCCTGGGGATATCCGGCGACGTCGACGCCGTGCTCGCCCGATGCCGTTCGCTGATCGCGGCGGGGACATCACACCTGTCCTTCGGGCCACCGATC
- a CDS encoding LLM class flavin-dependent oxidoreductase, producing the protein MTVQLGLGVLTGEWHPGQRHAAASHGDELARSIDLARAAETHGLDSVWVSEHHFHESRYAGSLAAYCGALVQATTRIGIGYGLAIAPLHHPVRLAEDAAFLDALSGGRFTLGLGLGYRDVEFQGMGVARGRRAVLTEQAIAVCRAAWSGQSVGTDGGHMLVSPRPDTAGGPPIMLGGHHPRAVDRAARLADRYCMDAGTDSQTFEAGSGVNRGLVERVKLAVDGYRAALRRHGHPDADPPFSLNVGGFLHAEGRDAAWQAVAEGYMQTRRVYADWYGLAEPDGPEWHPETMTPEQVRSRQGELLLGTVDEVLPTLAEVRDIVGGQLHVMFRSVYPWVGHDDTARSIEQLGELRRALLEEEA; encoded by the coding sequence ATGACGGTACAGCTCGGGCTCGGCGTACTGACGGGCGAATGGCACCCGGGGCAGCGACACGCTGCCGCCTCGCACGGGGACGAGCTCGCGAGGTCGATCGACCTCGCCCGTGCTGCGGAGACGCACGGCCTGGACAGCGTCTGGGTCAGCGAGCACCACTTCCACGAATCGCGCTACGCGGGATCTCTCGCTGCCTACTGCGGAGCCCTCGTTCAGGCGACCACGCGCATCGGGATCGGCTACGGACTTGCGATCGCCCCGCTCCATCACCCCGTCAGGCTCGCCGAGGACGCGGCCTTCCTGGACGCCCTCTCGGGAGGGCGCTTCACTCTGGGGCTGGGCCTTGGCTACCGCGACGTCGAGTTCCAAGGCATGGGCGTCGCACGTGGGCGACGCGCCGTGCTCACCGAGCAGGCGATCGCCGTCTGCCGCGCCGCATGGTCGGGTCAGAGCGTCGGCACGGACGGCGGGCACATGCTCGTGAGCCCGCGCCCAGACACCGCCGGAGGGCCCCCGATCATGCTCGGGGGCCATCACCCGCGGGCCGTCGACCGCGCCGCACGTCTCGCCGACAGGTACTGCATGGACGCCGGTACGGACTCGCAGACCTTCGAAGCAGGCAGCGGCGTCAACCGCGGGCTCGTCGAGAGGGTCAAGCTCGCCGTCGACGGCTACCGTGCCGCACTGCGACGCCACGGCCACCCGGACGCCGATCCCCCGTTCTCCCTCAACGTGGGGGGCTTTCTCCACGCTGAGGGCCGTGACGCGGCGTGGCAGGCGGTCGCCGAGGGCTACATGCAGACGCGCCGGGTCTACGCGGACTGGTATGGACTCGCCGAACCCGATGGCCCCGAGTGGCATCCGGAGACGATGACCCCCGAGCAGGTGAGATCCCGACAGGGCGAGCTCCTCCTCGGAACGGTCGATGAGGTCCTGCCCACCCTGGCCGAGGTCCGTGACATCGTTGGCGGGCAGCTCCACGTGATGTTCCGCTCGGTGTACCCGTGGGTGGGACACGACGACACGGCACGATCGATCGAGCAGCTCGGCGAGCTTCGCCGGGCGCTGCTGGAGGAGGAAGCATGA